The following proteins are encoded in a genomic region of Candida albicans SC5314 chromosome 4, complete sequence:
- the TLO9 gene encoding Tlo9p (Member of a family of telomere-proximal genes of unknown function; Hap43p-repressed gene): MPENLQTRLHNSLDEILKSSGYIFEVIDQNRKQSNVITSPNNELIQKSITQSLNGEIQNFHAILDQTVSKLNDAEWCLGVMVEKKKKLDELKVKEEAARKKREEEAKKAEEIKKAEEAKKAEAAKKAEAAKKAETAPQKFDDFDDFIGFDINGNTNGEDMLSNMDYEDLKLDDKVHATTDNNLDMNNILENDESILDGLNMTLLDNGDHVNEEFDVDSFLNQFGN, translated from the coding sequence ATGCCAGAAAACCTCCAAACAAGACTACATAACTCACTCGACgagatattgaaatcatcagGATACATATTTGAGGTAATCGACCAAAACAGAAAGCAAAGCAATGTGATTACTAGCCCCAACAACGAACTAATCCAAAAATCCATAACCCAACTGCTCAACGGCGAAATCCAAAACTTCCATGCTATTCTAGACCAAACAGTGTCGAAACTCAATGATGCAGAGTGGTGTCTCGGCGTTATggttgaaaagaaaaagaaacttgACGAATTGAAAGTCAAAGAAGAAGCGGCAAGAAAGAAACGTGAAGAGGAGGCCAAGAAAGCAGAGGAAATCAAGAAGGCAGAGGAAGCAAAGAAGGCAGAAGCAGCAAAGAAGGCAGAAGCAGCAAAGAAAGCAGAGACCGCCCCACAAAAGTTTGACGACTTTGACGACTTTATTGGCTTTGACATCAACGGCAATACCAACGGCGAAGACATGTTGTCCAACATGGACTACGAGGACCTAAAATTGGACGACAAAGTACATGCCACCACAGACAACAACTTGGACATGAACAACATACTTGAAAACGACGAGCTGATACTAGACGGGTTGAACATGACATTGCTCGACAATGGCGACCACGTAAACGAAGAGTTCGATGTAGACAGCTTTTTAAACCAGTTTGGTAATTAG
- a CDS encoding H(+)-transporting V0 sector ATPase subunit d (Putative vacuolar H+-ATPase subunit; possibly an essential gene, disruptants not obtained by UAU1 method; Spider biofilm repressed), translating into MEGLFFNIDYGYLEGVVRGYKSGLLTSNQYVNLTQCDNLEDLKLQLSSTDYGNFLANYSGPLSTTVIQENLTKKLFQQYQYIQSQSSGKLTKFMDFINYGYMIDNVILMITGTLHERDKSEILRKTNALGWFDTLPTLSIATDIESLYSTVLIDTPLAPFFKNCVSADDLDDLNIEIIRNRLYKNYLEGFVDWCDKNLDGPDKEIMERLLTLEADKRVINIALNSLNNPDLSPEDKLSLFPSHGKLYPTYHLELSQVDDVEQLKSIVELVGDYKDIFSETNENLKSLGDWFYYLEMQLCRNAFTQQFTLASVYAWLKSKEQEIRNITWIAECIAQNQKNRIESYIAVY; encoded by the coding sequence atgGAAGGATTATTCTTTAACATCGACTACGGGTACCTTGAAGGTGTTGTCCGTGGCTACAAATCCGGCCTCTTAACTTCCAACCAATACGTCAACCTCACCCAATGCGATAACCttgaagatttgaaattacaaTTATCATCCACCGACTACGGCAACTTTTTGGCAAACTATTCTGGTCCATTAAGCACTACCGTCATCCAGGAAAACTTGACAAAAAAACTATTCCAGCAGTACCAGTACATCCAAAGTCAATCGAGTGGGAAGTTAACCAAATTTATGGATTTCATAAACTACGGGTACATGATCGACAATGTCATATTGATGATTACCGGTACCTTACACGAAAGAGACAAGTCGGAAATCTTGAGAAAGACCAACGCCTTGGGGTGGTTCGATACCTTGCCTACATTGTCGATTGCTACCGACATCGAAAGTTTATACCTGACAGTGTTGATAGACACTCCTTTGGCCCCATTCTTCAAAAACTGTGTCAGTGCCGACGACTTGGACGACTTGAACATCGAAATTATAAGAAACAGATTATACAAAAACTACTTGGAAGGGTTTGTTGACTGGTGTGACAAAAACTTGGACGGACCCGATAAGGAGATTATGGAGAGATTGTTAACTTTGGAGGCCGACAAACGTGTCATCAATATCGCCCTAAACTCGTTAAACAACCCCGACTTGTCGCCAGAAGACAAGTTGTCGTTATTCCCCAGCCACGGCAAGTTGTACCCCACCTACCACTTGGAATTGTCGCAAGTAGACGACGTCGAgcaattgaaatcaatcGTCGAACTCGTTGGCGACTACAAGGACATCTTCTCCGAAACCAACGAAAACTTGAAATCCTTAGGTGACTGGTTCTACTACTTGGAAATGCAATTGTGCAGAAATGCATTCACCCAGCAGTTCACCTTGGCGTCAGTCTATGCCTGGTTAAAGTCgaaagaacaagaaatcaGAAACATTACTTGGATCGCCGAGTGTATTGcccaaaaccaaaaaaatagaattgaaAGCTACATAGCTGTATACTGa
- a CDS encoding uncharacterized protein (Ortholog(s) have double-stranded DNA binding activity, role in DNA damage checkpoint, double-strand break repair, reciprocal meiotic recombination and checkpoint clamp complex localization), with translation MLFVESDSESVNNTDICQVEDSFTASTTQIAHLSDIFQSLVSINNQAIIRIKETGIAIYSSYNHTFNVNVNIDPSLFSIYSITGEEFTLGVDLSLIGECFTSVASTLKFEKSVTCYLNYQGEGSPLVIEFEDTYILEKLEFYTYIIESGMEDDNLGIDYERVEMEAMVRSDVLTNILSDLWQIDTENLFIYAEADTLTFISNGPIGTSKLIFPNDKDVLEKLEISGDKRYVVSQFSYETFYRIFRAVRLSSKCKLIKDAHGCFSIQLLCKKLPLSGYSGTLVTINMMELNHDEFMIGWIEEQEKPVLFTSFKKVEVQSSVVDKRNVSGAVEVPLFL, from the coding sequence ATGTTGTTTGTTGAGTCGGATAGTGAGTCGGTGAACAACACCGATATTTGTCAGGTTGAGGATTCGTTTACGGCGTCGACCACGCAGATTGCACATTTGTCGGATATTTTCCAGAGTTTGGTCAGTATTAATAACCAGGCGATAATCAGGATCAAGGAGACGGGGATCGCGATCTACTCGAGTTATAATCATACGTTTAATGTGAATGTGAATATCGACCCGCTGTTGTTCAGTATTTATAGTATTACTGGCGAGGAGTTTACGTTGGGGGTTGATTTGAGTTTGATTGGCGAGTGTTTTACGTCTGTGGCCAGTACGTTGAAGTTTGAAAAGTCGGTTACATGTTACCTCAACTACCAGGGTGAAGGATCCCCCCTAGTTATTGAGTTTGAGGATACGTATATTTTGGAGAAGCTCGAGTTTTACACGTATATTATTGAGCTGGGGATGGAGGATGATAATTTGGGGATCGACTATGAGAGGGTGGAGATGGAGGCGATGGTCAGGAGTGATGTGCTTACGAATATTTTACTGGATTTGTGGCAGATTGATACCGAGAACTTGTTTATATACGCCGAGGCAGACACGTTGACTTTTATCAGTAATGGGCCTATTGGCACGTCGAAACTTATATTCCCCAACGACAAGGATGTGCTTGAGAAGTTGGAAATTAGTGGCGACAAGAGGTACGTGGTGTCGCAGTTTAGTTATGAGACGTTCTATCGAATATTCAGGGCGGTGAGACTAAGCTCCAAGTGCAAGCTTATCAAAGACGCGCATGGGTGTTTTTCTATCCAGTTGTTGTGCAAGAAACTACCGTTGAGTGGGTACTCGGGGACACTAGTCACCATCAACATGATGGAGCTCAACCACGACGAGTTTATGATTGGGTGGATAGAGGAGCAAGAGAAGCCGGTGTTGTTTACGTCGTTCAAGAAGGTAGAGGTACAGTCGAGCGTAGTTGACAAGCGCAATGTAAGCGGGGCAGTTGAGGTGCCgttatttttataa
- the CNH1 gene encoding Cnh1p (Na+/H+ antiporter; required for wild-type growth, cell morphology, and virulence in a mouse model of systemic infection; not transcriptionally regulated by NaCl; fungal-specific (no human or murine homolog)) encodes MAWSQLELEPPHIAYACVGIFSTLFSLVSLFVKERLYIGEATVASIAGLILGPHCLNWFDPVSWGNSDYITLEICRIVLCIQIVAVAVELPKKYMMKHWLSVTIFLLPVMTCGWLIVGLFIWCLIPHFTFNDGLLVSACVTATDPVLAAAVVGKGKFAERVPGHLRNLLSAESGCNDGMAFPFIFLSLNLIIHSGHAGEIVKDWFLLTILWECIFGCLLGTVIGYVLRKLVAFAENQNLIDRESFLAIFVFIAFISAGIGSMLGVDDLLVSFAAGTAFGWNGAFAKKTEESHVSTVIDLLLNLSFFVYFGAIIPWPQFNNADLGLNVWRLVVLAFVIIFLRRIPAVVALKPITPDVKTWREALFCGHFGPIGVGAIFASILARKDLEAHYTTEETPLHHLPNEDFPHYQLLATIWPIVCFIVITSIIVHGSSVAVLTLGKRLNRMAITMSFTTDQEGNGSGGWMQRLQKLDRATTSFSLHRVDTMAPTEKSQPETTGTKVRPTGGAKRKKNHRDDRTPPEAQILQLGGNKTPEPESASDTLAIPNKTSGLSAFGEKPPTKAEKAPVPTVAYQDGDQVIIEDQYGEVMENLKLTTKPVRAPDIGSIHSMESLERHLTQYSTGSGEYTTDEDTHGLQEKLSRSLSRRSYYKKDDPNKRKVYAHRVDDLIVIENEDGDIIRRYKVNKHAPAPRARSGSIMGMVKSMVGIKPPPEISVTDLEHGTQHKIILPEEENTPMSSKTEQKLEDTIANILQENHTQPISEESADEESADEEETEVEKKRRLQALGYLPSSRRDREDEEE; translated from the coding sequence ATGGCTTGGAGTCAGTTAGAATTAGAACCACCACACATAGCCTACGCCTGTGTGGGTATTTTCAGTACCCTATTCTCATTAGTCTCCCTTTTCGTCAAAGAACGTCTATACATCGGCGAGGCCACCGTCGCATCCATAGCAGGGCTTATCCTAGGCCCACATTGTCTAAACTGGTTTGACCCCGTCAGCTGGGGTAATTCAGACTACATCACCCTAGAAATCTGTCGAATAGTATTATGTATCCAGATCGTCGCCGTGGCAGTAGAGTTGCCGAAAAAGTATATGATGAAACATTGGCTCTCAGTGactattttcttgttgCCGGTCATGACATGTGGGTGGTTGATTGTTGGGCTCTTTATCTGGTGTCTCATCCCCCATTTCACATTCAACGATGGATTGCTAGTCAGTGCATGTGTCACAGCCACCGACCCGGTCTTGGCTGCTGCTGTCGTCGGTAAAGGAAAGTTTGCCGAAAGAGTCCCTGGCCATTTGCGTAATTTGTTGTCAGCAGAATCGGGGTGTAACGACGGTATGGCATTCCCATTTATTTTCCTATCCCTAAACTTGATTATCCATTCTGGGCACGCCGGCGAAATTGTTAAAGACTGGTTTTTGTTGACCATCCTTTGGGAGTGTATTTTCGGCTGTTTATTGGGGACAGTCATTGGCTATGTCTTGCGTAAACTAGTCGCTTTTGcagaaaaccaaaacctTATCGACCGTGAATCGTTTTTGGCCATTTTCGTGTTTATTGCATTTATTTCTGCTGGTATTGGGTCGATGTTGGGTGTGGACGATTTATTGGTTTCGTTTGCTGCAGGTACCGCCTTTGGCTGGAATGGGGCATTCGCAAAGAAAACCGAAGAGTCACACGTGTCTACTGTTATTGACTTGTTGCTAAACTTGTCGTTTTTCGTCTACTTCGGGGCAATCATTCCTTGGCCACAATTCAATAACGCCGACTTGGGATTGAATGTATGGAGACTTGTCGTGTTGGCATTTGTCATCATATTCTTGAGAAGAATTCCCGCCGTTGTCGCCCTCAAGCCAATAACCCCCGACGTCAAAACATGGAGAGAGGCGTTATTCTGTGGCCATTTCGGGCCAATCGGTGTCGGTGCCATATTTGCCAGTATCTTGGCCAGAAAAGATTTGGAAGCCCACTACACCACCGAAGAAACGCCGCTACACCACCTCCCCAATGAGGATTTCCCTCACTACCAGTTGCTCGCCACAATCTGGCCAATAGTCTgctttattgttattacaTCGATCATCGTCCATGGATCTTCAGTAGCAGTGCTAACACTAGGTAAAAGACTAAACAGAATGGCCATCACCATGTCCTTCACAACCGACCAAGAAGGTAATGGAAGTGGCGGGTGGATGCAGAGACTCCAGAAACTCGACCGTGCCACCACCTCCTTCTCCTTACATCGTGTGGATACAATGGCACCAACCGAAAAACTGCAACCAGAAACTACCGGCACAAAAGTGCGTCCAACAGGCGGAGCcaagagaaagaagaacCACAGAGATGACAGAACACCCCCAGAAGCGCAGATCTTACAACTAGGGGGCAACAAAACGCCAGAACCCGAATCAGCCTCAGACACCCTTGCCATCCCAAACAAAACATCAGGGTTATCTGCATTTGGAGAGAAACCACCCACAAAAGCCGAAAAGGCACCTGTCCCAACCGTTGCTTACCAAGATGGTGACCAAGTTATTATCGAAGACCAGTATGGTGAAGTAATggaaaacttgaaattaACCACCAAACCAGTACGCGCCCCTGATATCGGAAGTATCCATTCTATGGAATCCTTGGAGAGGCACCTCACACAATACTCAACTGGGTCTGGCGAATACACAACCGACGAGGATACCCACGGcttacaagaaaaattatctCGGTCGTTATCACGCCGGTCATACTATAAAAAAGATGATCCAAATAAACGTAAAGTATACGCCCACCGTGTGGACGATTTGATTGtgattgaaaatgaagatggTGATATCATTAGAAGATACAAGGTCAACAAACACGCACCTGCACCAAGAGCACGGTCGGGGTCTATCATGGGCATGGTAAAGTCTATGGTGGGGATCAAGCCACCACCAGAAATCAGTGTAACCGACCTCGAGCACGGCACCCAGCACAAGATCATACTACcggaagaagaaaacacACCAATGAGCAGCAAAACCGAACAAAAGTTGGAAGACACAATAGCTAATATCCTACAAGAAAACCACACCCAACCCATCTCCGAAGAGAGTGCCGACGAGGAGAGTGCCGACGAGGAGGAGACGGAAGtcgaaaagaaaagaagattgCAAGCTTTGGGTTACTTGCCAAGTAGTCGTCGCGATAGAGAAGACGAAGAGGAGtag